The following nucleotide sequence is from Apium graveolens cultivar Ventura chromosome 4, ASM990537v1, whole genome shotgun sequence.
CCTCGATGAGGACATGTTACTGTTGGGAATGGAGGAACCAGCCAATTACAAGCAAGCACTAGCTGACCCGGCATGGACAGCGGCTATGAAAGCAGAGATTGAGGCTATTGAACATAACAACACTTGGAATCTGGTCGAATTACCACCAGGACACACACCAGTCGGACTAAAATGGGTGTATAAACTAAAGAAAGACACCAGCGGAAATATTATCAAACATAAGGCGCGTCTTGTAGCGAAAGGGTATGTCCAAAAATAGGGTGTTGATTATGACGAGGTGTTTGCTCCTGTTACTCGACTTGAGACGGTACGACTTTTACTAGCTTTGGCGGCTCGAAACGAGTGGGAGGTTCACCATCTTAACGTGAAATCAGCCTTTTTAAATGGTGAACTGCAAGAATTGGTGTTTGTGTCTCAGCCACCAGGTTTTGAAGTGAAGAATAAGGAACATCTAGTCTACCAGTTGGTGAAAGCTTTATACGGCCTTCATCAGgcaccaagagcatggtatgCCCGTCTCAGCAAATTTTTGGAGAAGCTTGGTTTTTGCAGGTGTCCATATGAACAGGCTGTATACACAAAGAGAGAATGTTCGGTAGTGTTAATCATCGGTGTTTACGTTGATGATTTGTTGGTTACAGGCACCGATATCTCGAGTATACAAAGATTTAAAAGGCAAATGGGGGAGGAATTTGACATGACAGACCTCGGTAAATTGTCTCATTATTTAGGCATGGAGGTCAATCAAAAGCAAGGGTACATTGAACTTAAACAAAAGTCATATGCTAAGAAGTTACTAGTTCGAGCTGGGATGGCTGAGTGCAGGCCGACTAAGTATCCAATGGAGACGTCGATACAGTTGGATAAAGATGAAAAGGGTACAGCTGGGGATACTACTCAATTCAAGAGCATCGTGGGTGGGTTACGATATATGGTTCATACTCGACCAGACATCGCCTATGCAGTGGGAGTTGTGAGTCGATACATGGAACGACCCACGGTTCTTCTTCACCAAGCAGCTGTTAAGAGGATTCTGCGCTACATTAAAGGGACGACAAATTATGGTTTAATCTACTCAAAAGGAACTGGTAATCATTTGTTGGAAGGATACTCGGATAGTGATCTTGCTGGAAATACAGAGGATAGGAAGAGCACAGGTGCTATGGTATTTTATTTGAATGAAAATTTAATTACGTGGGTTTCTCAGAAGCAGCGATGCGTGGCTCTATCTTCGTGCGAAGCTGAATTCATGGCAGCTACAGCTGCTGCGTGTCAAGCAGTCTGGTTGCGGAATTTGTTGGTTCAGATTACAGGAGTGAAACATGGTCCGGTGGTCATCTATGTGGATAATAAATCAGCTATTGATCTTGCAAAGAATCCGGTCTTCCATGGTAGGAGTAAGCATATCGATATTCGATATCATTTCATTCGTGAGTATGTTGAGCGTGGGGAGATTGAAGTTAAGTATGTAAGTACGAATGAGCAGCGTGCTGATTTTCTTACAAAGGCCATGGCGACTGTGAAGTTCGAACAAATGAGAGCTTTGCTTGTGATTCAGAATATGCAGAAACATGCTTAGATTAGGGGGAGCATGTTGGTATTTAATTACAGcatgtttatttatttaaataaatggTCAGCTTCCTGATTTGTATGAGTTATGACTTGGTCGGTGGTATGTTTCTATTTATTAGGAGAAGTGGAATTAGTGGCTAATTTGTAGGAGAATAATTTGCTCGTATCTTGTTTAGAATAGTATTAATATTTCCATTCTGTAAATTAGTTTTTCAAGCAATACAATCAGTTTGTTTTTCCCTTGCAGTATTGTGTATTGTGTGTGTATCTACTCTGGTTTTTTTTCTATCAAACTTTTTGGAGATTGTAACGAATAAATTTCTGATCATTTAagatttataattatatatattttaagtaGAATCCTGATAGATATATATCTTGATAAGCACTTATAAAAATCTGAAAGTATGTATCTGTGAAGTGTAAGactttccttattaattaatagTATGCTAGATAACTACTATAGATATCTAGTTAATGTGCTCATATGTTACTTTGGAAATATTGTTAGTGAGAAGTAAAATCTGCACATTTCTGAAGACTGTTACATTAACTAGATGTGTAAGAAAGATTTCGTTTCAAATCAACGTGGTCTTTGTTAACAACTACAGTAAAACctctataaattaatatagttgggaccggagaattctattaatttagagaaatattaattaatcgataaattaataattattaatttatagagaattttcggtagcaaacaaaattaacttttgattaaatttttattcacataaatttaaataaaatgaattgtacaatttatattttatacttaatttaattaattcaatgtatatgaatttagaaagtcaatgtaatgtacaatatattagattcaaagtccatgtaatgtataagttaaattcattgtattttacatagaaaatattcaatgtatattaggaaaattcaaagtacatgaattaatttaattcattgtattttacatagaaagtattcaatgtatgtgtagtcataaaatatattatatatactgtATAGAAGAGATTGCAAACACCATCCTTGAAAATAGTGTTGAAGATGATCTTGAAGACGATACAACACCGAGCCGGTTACACGTAAAGAAGCACTCAAGGCATCAAAAATGCTTAATAACTTTTTGATGCAACATGAAAGCACCACACCCGAGTTTTTGGATGCAATAAGGAAGATTAGGGATGAGTTtcatgttgatttaaattatatgaaaaagcaaactacaattgaatcatattttacaaagatgtaataggtatatttttatgaatataagggaattattaatttatagttttattgggaccatatttttatacagggttttaaaaaaattattatcttattatcttatcgaaattgattattttttgaactggcccaagtcgggaccggacaaaattattaatttagagagattattaattaatcgagtaTTAATTTACAGAGGTTTTACTGTAATGAAGTTACAAAGTGTTATTGAATATTATATTTCTTTGTTTAAGCAAGCTATTCACATCAAATTACATGTTAAGTAGATCACCATTCTAATTTATGTTACAAATATTTTACACAAGTACCTTTAGTTATAATTTCAGTtactttatatatttttattattaattatcaatttttttttatcattctTCTCTATTCATAAAGGCCTTATGATAATTATAAAACAATTCTAGTATGAGGATCTTATGTGTGTTTAATATAATTTTTAGAGAAAGTACCCAAGATTTACAAGTTATAATGGGAGCTCTCTTCTCTGCTGTTATGTTTCTTGGAGTGAATAATGCTGCTTCATTGCAACCATTAGTTTCGATAGAGAGAACAGTTTTCTACATAGAGAAGGCAGCTGGAATGTACTCTCCCTTCCCATATGCGGCAGCTCAGGTATGTGACCCACTCGAAAGTAGGGTGTTTCTTACCATCAGATTTTTTATAAATGTTAAGCATATTAGGGTGTCTAAGAGAGAATATATATGGTTTTTTTGCCAAAGTTAAATATGATTGGCTAACGAAGTTAATTGTCTTTTTCCTGTAACAGGGCCTGGTTGAGATCCTTACATTCTTATGCAGACATTGATTTATGGAGTTATCACCTATTTTATGACTAACTTTGAGCGAACGGCATCTATTATTCATTGATATGTAATATGTTAGCGAACGGCATGTATTTGAGCGAATGGCAATTGGTCTTACCCCTACTCAACATCTGGCATCCGTTATATCTTCTGCATTTTACTCACTATGGAACCTACTTACTGGTTTTCTTGTTCCTATACCCGTAAGTACCCATTCTCCTTTTTCTCATTCAAGTAAAAGTTAATACTGAAGCCAAGTAGCATGTGTTTTGACTATTCAACTCCATTTTTGAAATCAAACCATCCACATAATTTTGGTACATTATACTTCAAAATGAGGTTGATGTCATAACCCAGCGTATAATTTTTGACAAATAACTGATAATATTTCATCAATAATTGTTACTTATTGGATTCCTTTGTTGTACTTGGTTTTATGAAAAAAACTCTTAAGTGGTGGATATGGTTCTACTACATATGTCCAATTTCATGGACACTGCGGGGTATCATTACTTCCCAACTCGGAGACGTTGAAACAATGATTGAGGGACCTGACTTTGATGGAACTGTGAAAAAATACTTGGAAGTTAGCCTAGGCTATGGTCCAGGGATGGTTGGTGCATCAGCTGCGATACTTGTAGCATTCTGCTTATTTTTTTTGCGGTTTTTGCCATCTCTGTTAAAGTCCTTAACTTCCAGAAAAGATGAAAAGACGTTTATCTGAGATATCCAAACACCACATTCAGCAACATTGCATCATATGGACAATAACAATGTTTATATCATCAAATGATTAACCGTTGAAGTACTGTTTCTATCATGAACCTGATAAATCATCGAAGAGAGGATAAGGACATCAATCTCTGGTGCATCACAATTTTGTAGGTTTGAAATATTATTGAGTAGGAGTCTTGTAAAGTTGGTATACAATTACTCAATCATATTGATTACTGTAAATGTACTCGATGGATGCAGAACTCTGAGTGAAGGTATTCATACCACAATATTAATGCTGAGAACTTCTCTAATTTTGCTTATGCGTCTCTATTTACTTTTTTGTAGCTTCGTTGTTTATGTACTCTATGTTTCATGAATACCGGATCTTCCAGTGCTATGCTTTCTACACGTTTAGTCTATTTTTGCATTGCCATTTTGCAGCTGACATACATAACAACGGATAAAAGATGGACAAGTACTAATCGAATTAGAGTTTGATAAGTTCTTGCCAAAAGTTGACATAATTGTTTGTAAAATTTAGAGTGCCTTCCGGTGAGATCCATTTTCCGGAAATTGGCATGCTTGTGGTACACAGATATCGGAGAATGAATTGAACACGCTGTCTTAAATTACAGTGTACTCTCAGAAACGTGTTAGCTGACAAAAATGTAAATGAAGTTTTAATGTATTTTTGTCAGGGTTATGTAACATAACAGAATTAAATTTCTTGTTCTCTTTTATAATTGTAACCCGTGAAAAATTAAAATTAGATAGCTTAAACTTTAACTTCAACTGTttaaaagataataaaaaaaagATCTCACACAATTCTATTCTATACTACGAGTTTAGTAGTCCCTCTATGTAACTGttcacttttaaaaaaattacgtATATTAAGAAATTCTAACATcgttaaaaaaattatatcagTTATTATATTTATTGCATTGATTACATTAACTACATACATCACTGTTTATGGTAAATAGTTAGTCTTAAAAATAGAAATTAGTGATACAATAATTGTGTGGAGCGTAgaatattttgaaaatataaactaaattttataatttaaatagtGACATTAAAACTGTAAGTAGACaactattttgaattttttttaaaaaaaaatgatcAGTTATTTTAAAACGGAGGGAATAACATATAAAATTTTAGAGTTATTGGATCAACCATTCAACATTATTTGTTTAAAAAAAGTTCTCGGCACACCGTAATTTTGATAACGAAAGTATAATTATATGTATTTCtttaaaaaataaattgaaaaaaaatcCCTTCCCCCCTTCTAATCAATTTCATATTTCAACCCCATTTCCACATACCTCAGCTAATTTTATTTGTTTCttctaaaaaaataaaaaactttAAAAACATAACATCAGCAGTGTCAAGAACCTGAGTTTTTTCTCAGGAAGACACACTGGTCTAAAGCAAAATGGCGCAAAAGCAACTGCTTAATTTCCTTATATATCGTAGTATTTGCATTTGCAGACTCATAAATACAAATCAAATCTCGAAATCTACCACTTATTTATCAAAAACAAATCCATTATATATACCAGCTGCTCTTTTTTCTTCCCCATTTTTACAAGGTAAAAACACTTCACACTCTACCTTCTTTAATTTTCACACTGTCCTATATATAAATATGTGTTATTAATATCTCTATTTCTATGCTTCAGTTTCATTTTGTGTCCATTTTTTACACATCTTATACTTTTGCGCGGGGATGCCCACCTagtgtttgttaaaagtcctgaaTGAACACATACACCTCATTTCGAATGTTATTGGCATTTATAGTTTCCGATATACGAATAATCTTGATAATGAACTATAATGTTCCGGTCACGAGGGTATTTATTTATCAAGGTTAAAAACAATTATTTACTTGCATTGCACCCTCTGATTGTGGCATCCCTTTTCGGTTTTGGATTAAGTATCATAAATTTGTTTACGAGTTTATAAGATGAACATGAAAGACTGGCTGTAAATGGTCATTACTGGTCTAATCATGGGTGGTAGCCCTAAATATCACTTTGACGTGAAAAATGCTCCAAAATGTCACTTCAATGGCCCAAAATGTTACTTCAAGACTCTACATTGTGTAGCGCTTAGACAAAAAGTCCAAAACGCTACATCGTGTAGCGTTATGcacttttttttttttttttttaatgtGCAAAACGTGACAGAGTACAGTTTTGGCACAAAACGCTACATCATCATAACGGTACATGAAGTAACGTTATGactttaaaaaattaaaaaaggaAGCAAAACACTATATCATGTAGCGTTTTGGGTTGTTTTCCAAACGCTACACGATGTAATGTGGTGAAGTGACATTTTGGCCATAATTCCCAGAAGTAACATTTTGGACCATTTTTATCTATCAATTAGTTGTTATGAGCTACTCGTTTATATTTTTTTCGGCTGAAAGGTTGTTGAATGTTCTGTTTTTTGATGCAGGATCACGATCATATGCACGTGAACGACGCACAGATTATGATTTATTTGGAAAGGGGAGGCTGGGAGATTCAGACTTTAGGAAAGCATTGGAGAAGGAGATGGAGGACAATAGAACTCTTTGGACCGGAAGTGAGGATGAAAGTGAAAATGAGAAAAGTCAAAATCGTCTTCAAAAGGAGATGAGGAAAATGAAACAGCAAGCAAAGGAGAACGCTGATCTTATTGatggtgatgatagtgatgaATTATGGAGTGTCTGGTCAGGGGATGACGAGGAGAAGACACTATGGACGGGTGATGAAGGGGATGATGACGATGATATTCCCACGGAAGCTCACCCAAATGAGAAAAGTGATGCTTATTTGGATAAACTATTTGAGTTTGATGAAAAACCAAAATATCGAACAATTTCAGAATTGTTAAAAGAAGAGGAAGAGCCAGAAGAATTGTCTCCTGGAAAACAAGCTAGAAAAATTGCGGTTGAAAATGCCTTGAAGAAACTAAAAAAGGGTCCAGACGGGAGATACACCAATGTGTGGGAAGTTATGAGTGATTTGGATATTCTTGTAGGAGCATTTGAAAATATTGTTTCGGGGCCTGAATATGAAGAGCTAAGAAAGGGAGGTCCAAAGAGGTTGAATATGGAGTTTTTTAAGGATATACAAGCCCGTATGAGAGATCCAAATTATAAATTCTCCCCTGAGTTGAAGTTAAAACCAAAGAGTAAGCTAGTCCGCCGAAAGAAATGGCAAAAGGCACAGTCTAGGCGCAGGAAAGCTCAGAAACGTTAAATTTGGATGTCTAGATTGCGAAGATGAAAACTAGTTTTCTGTTTAACTTTACATCCTAGAGTTGTTATATATACAAGTAGTGGATGGTTCGACTTCTTGTCTTGAATGTACCTCAGTATGGTTGCGAGCTCTGTGAAATGCATAAATCTGCTTTTTCTTGTCTTCTCTTTTGTCACCGTTCACCAGTACATGCATTTCTTAAAGGTGCAAATTTCTAAACAAttcaaacataagatccacagCTCAATGCTACTCGGAGGATCTGTTCTATTGCTACTGTTTTGATGACTGTATAGTCAACACTCAGTTACTTGTTCTGAAATAAGGGCAATTGTTGTACATGGGCAAATTGTCTTAAAAACATATACAAATGTTCTAAATGCGAAAAAATGCATATCAAAAGGTCCTGCTGGTATGGTTGGCAGACGAACAGGAAATTTGATCTTATCTTATGTCAATCGTACTCAGTTTGTTCTCTAAATGACAATAATACTAGGATCTCGGCAAGCTCCTCGTATTACTTCATTCTCTTCATAAGGTCCGAACGCCTTGACCCCGCAGATTCTGAAGCCTGATGTTACATCTCCAGGATTAAATACCCTTGCAGCCTGGTCTCCAGCAGCTTCTGAAAAGGATATGAACATTCTATCCGGAACTTCCAAGGCTGCACCACATAGAACAGGAACCGTAGCACTGATCAAGTCTGTGCATCCTTATGGTCACCCTCCCCCATCAAATCTGCAATCATGACAACTGCTACAGCTAGATAAGCATCGCCAACCAATGACAGTGGATCGCGAAGGAAGGAGAGGCAATGCCCTTGATTTTGGCGCGGGATTTGTGAGTCTGACAAGAGTACTGGACCCTGGTCTAATCTATGATGCATCTCTAGCAGATTATAAAGCCTTTCTTTGTTCTATTGGTTACAATGAGAAATCACTACGTCTGATCACAAGGGACGATAGCACTTGTCAAGAGCAAACATCCGTGGCACCATCCGATCTTAACTATCTAAGCAGATGTTGATGCAAGCTGTAAAGAACACATAGTTATAATAAAGTGGCCTAGTCTTAAACTGGAAAATGGAGAAAATAGTTTATAAACATTTCTTTTGTACTCCATTAAAATTATATTTGCAAGAATGTAACAACTCCTTAACTCCGTTGAACAACTGTACAagcgatttttaaaaaaaatgataataATTTTTCGAACAGTAACATTATAAAAAAAGTTGTCTAAAAGTTCACATTAGACTCATTCCGTAGAAATTTATTTAAAGAGTTTTACGCACATAGTTTTTTCACAAAAATCGAAAATTTAACTTAATTGAAAAAATATCGGTTAATATTAATTGAAGTAAAAATGAGATGATTAATCAAATGAACCGGGAATTCGTTGCATTTCTCAAATCAAGACCAAAAAATAATCCAACTTAAAAATGGGCCCACACATCTAAAAGCCCCCCCCCCATCTTTTAACCCGATCCGATAATCCCCTCCCTTATCTAAACGACTAAAACCCCATTTAAACCCTAACTCTCAAATCTCTCTCATTTCATCTCTCTCTCTCCGATGGCTCTCTCAAAACCCTCAATTCTCTCTCACCTCAAAACCCTAACTCAATTCACCCAAACCCCACCTCCCTCTCTCATCTCTCTCCGCCTCCTCTCCTTCGCCACCCCCGAAGACGCCGCCGCCGATCGCCGTCGCCGTAAACGCCGCCTCCGTATCGAACCTCCTCTAAACTCTCTCCGCCTATCCCAACAACCCCAACAAACTCCTCGCCCCAATCCTAACAACCCCGATGCCCCGAAATTACCCGAACACGCCTCGGTCTTAACCGGTAAGCGTCTCGAATTGCATAACAATATTTTGAAACTTATTCGCGTAAATGATCTCGAAGAAGCTGCATTGTTAACTAGGCATTCTATTTACTCGAATTGTAAGCCGAGTATTTTTACTTGTAATAGTGTTATGGCTGCTCAGTTAAGGCAGAGTAAGTACTCGGATTTGTTGTCGTTGCATCGGTTTATAACGCAGGCTGGGGTTGCGGGAAATGTGGTTACGCATAATCTTTTGATTAATGCTTATTTGGATTGTAGGAAGACGGATACTGCGTTGGAGAATTATAGGCTTTTGATTAATGAGGCTCCGTTTAATCCGTCGAGTACTACATATAGGATTTTGGTGAGGGGGTTGGTTGATAATGATAAGATTGAGAAGGGGGTTGAGTTGAAGAACGAGATGTTGGAGAAGGGGTTTGAGGCCGATAAGGTGGTTTATTCGAGTTTGATGTGGGGGTTTGCGAAGAAGGGAAATGCTGAGGGGGTTTTTGAGCTTTACGAGGAGTTGAGAAATAAGGTTGGGGATGATTTTGTTGGTGGTGGGGTTTATGGGAGTTTGATGAAAGGGTATTTTTTGAAGGGGATGGAGAGTGAGGCGATGGAGTGTTATAAGGAGTGTGCTGGTGAGGGGTCGAAAGTTAAGATGGATGCGGTTGCGTATAATTATGTGTTGGATGCGTTGAGtaagaatgggaagtttgatgagGCGTTGAAGCTGTTTGAGAGGATGTTGACTGAGCATAGTCCGCCGAAGACGTTGAGTGTGAACTTGGGGAGTTATAATGTGATTGTTGATGGGTATTGTGCGGAAGGGAAGTTTAGTGAGGCGATTGAGGTGTTTAAGAGTATGGGGGAGAAGAGGTGTGCTCCGGATACTTTGTCGTATAATAATCTGATTGAGCAGTTGTGTAAGAATAATATGTTGGCCGAGGGGGAGGAGCTCTATAGAGGGATGGATGAGAAGGGGGTTAGTCCGGATGAGTTCACTTTTGTCTTGTTGATGGATACTTGCTTTGAAGAGGATCGTCCAGATGATGCTGCTGGTTATTTTAAGACAATGGTTGAGGCGAAGTTGAGGCCTAATTTGGCAGTTTATGGTAGATGTGTGGAGGGGCTGGTTAAAGTTGGGAAGGTAGACGAGGCTAAATCATTTTTTGATATGATGGTGGGGAAGCTTAGGATGGATGATGCTAGCTATAAGTTCATTATGAAATCGTTGTTTGATGTTGGGAAGCCTGATGAGGTGCTTGCAATTGTGGGCAGTATGCTGAGGGATGATCCTAGTGACTTCACGGCAGAATTGCAGGAGTTTGCCAAGGAAGAATTGGGTAAGTTAGGGAGGGAGGATGAGGTGGTGAAGCTTATGGAGGACGTAGAAAGAGAGAAGGCTGAAGCCATAGCTGCCGCTGCTGAAGCTGCGGAAAAAGCCAAGGCTAGTGCAAGGGCTGCTGTTTCTTCTTTGATACCTTCGAAGTTGTTTGGGAATAAAGGATTGGATGACTCATCAGCGAATACTGAAAATGCTGAGACCACAGCAGAGAATCTAGAGGTGCCAGCggagaaagaagaaaatgttCTTGACCAAGTTGGAGATGCTGGTTCTGGTAATGCCGACTCAACCGAGGAATTGAAAGCTAGTGATGTTATAGAGGCAGAAGTAATTAGCGATCGTGCTGGTTCTATCTAGTTGGAACATTTTAAGTAACATTGGCGAACTAGTTATAAGGTATCTACCTAGTTATCACTTATTTCTCTTGTTCAATGCAATTTAGTAAAACACTGAAAATGATTTAAGGTGTCTTCTTTTCTATGATATTCATGTATTTCAACCTCTGCAAGTTGACCTTTTTGTAATTAAGAAATTTCTAATAATTTTGTGGTTTCGTGTTCCCACTCAAAGCAATCTTTTGTTAGTCTTTTACTAATCAGTTTGGACCCTGTTATACAAAGGTTCTTCATGTTGCACTTTCTTTACTCCGGTCTAGAATTGCATATTACTTTGTTTTTAAGTTTTCTGTAATACAAAGATATCTCTTGACATCCCAGTGTATAGTACTTGCATGGAATTTCAGGTGATTCTGCTAATTTCTCCTGAGCCAGGCACCTGATATCTCCCTGTCTTGGCTACATTTGGGACATCAACCTGATGTTGAACACAAAGTGCGACGGATTGCTAGAATGCAGTCTGTAGTAACAACTTAATCGAGTGAGATAAATCAGTGGCTTGCTTAACCATTTACATGTATGGCTACATTTGATATATACAATATTGAACAGTTTGCCAATGAAAAGTTACTGCAGCATTCCTTTATCTTTGCAGCAGGGGAAGCCTCACCACAACTTGGTGAAGGTTAGAGTAGTCTCATCCGTAAAACCGAAAATGTACAGGCAGACATGTAATAGAAGGCAAGGAATTTAGATTACACAAAATAAAGAGTGCAGGGCGGTGCATTCTTGATATCATGGCAGGAAAAGCATACAGACACCTTAAAGGTCATTATTAATTCAAAAGAAGAGTATAGGATTAGCTGCACCCTAGCTAACATTTTGGTAAAAAGAAAGTACAGTTTCTTCACACAATCCATCTATCAAATCAACTCAATCCAACTATCAAATCAACAAAACGAACATTCTGAAACTGCATTCGTGCATGatctcatatagaaatatacaGAGAAGAAACATTTCAAAAGAAAAAAGACCGGGGAAATAACAAACCTGAAGCCTTGATGAATAAGTGGGCACATAGTATTAGAGCATATGCACCGCACTTCTGTTTTAGTTGATTTAGAGGCTTTATTAATGTGCTGATGGAGAGACAGTGATGCAGCCATTCTTTTTCAAAGCCATCGATTATTGACGGAGCAGCAATTCATTAATAGAAACTTTAATAATCAATGGAGTAGCTCATGGGCAGCAATTGATGAGACCCATTTGATTTTTGCAAGCTATGCTTGCCAAGTCTTTCACAATAGCCATCCAacgtgtgtatatatatatattgacaacACTATCTAAAAGCTATCTATATTTCATTATTGCTTTCAGGATACTTCCTCGGTACCAAAATATAAGCCCATTTGACTTTTTACGCGTATTTTTAGGTGAATAAAAAGAATAGTTCCattaattttttttcaattttttttccagaataaAAGTATacatattatattttaatttatcaaaaataaa
It contains:
- the LOC141721145 gene encoding uncharacterized protein LOC141721145 gives rise to the protein MAQKQLLNFLIYRSICICRLINTNQISKSTTYLSKTNPLYIPAALFSSPFLQGSRSYARERRTDYDLFGKGRLGDSDFRKALEKEMEDNRTLWTGSEDESENEKSQNRLQKEMRKMKQQAKENADLIDGDDSDELWSVWSGDDEEKTLWTGDEGDDDDDIPTEAHPNEKSDAYLDKLFEFDEKPKYRTISELLKEEEEPEELSPGKQARKIAVENALKKLKKGPDGRYTNVWEVMSDLDILVGAFENIVSGPEYEELRKGGPKRLNMEFFKDIQARMRDPNYKFSPELKLKPKSKLVRRKKWQKAQSRRRKAQKR
- the LOC141721146 gene encoding pentatricopeptide repeat-containing protein At3g49240, mitochondrial encodes the protein MALSKPSILSHLKTLTQFTQTPPPSLISLRLLSFATPEDAAADRRRRKRRLRIEPPLNSLRLSQQPQQTPRPNPNNPDAPKLPEHASVLTGKRLELHNNILKLIRVNDLEEAALLTRHSIYSNCKPSIFTCNSVMAAQLRQSKYSDLLSLHRFITQAGVAGNVVTHNLLINAYLDCRKTDTALENYRLLINEAPFNPSSTTYRILVRGLVDNDKIEKGVELKNEMLEKGFEADKVVYSSLMWGFAKKGNAEGVFELYEELRNKVGDDFVGGGVYGSLMKGYFLKGMESEAMECYKECAGEGSKVKMDAVAYNYVLDALSKNGKFDEALKLFERMLTEHSPPKTLSVNLGSYNVIVDGYCAEGKFSEAIEVFKSMGEKRCAPDTLSYNNLIEQLCKNNMLAEGEELYRGMDEKGVSPDEFTFVLLMDTCFEEDRPDDAAGYFKTMVEAKLRPNLAVYGRCVEGLVKVGKVDEAKSFFDMMVGKLRMDDASYKFIMKSLFDVGKPDEVLAIVGSMLRDDPSDFTAELQEFAKEELGKLGREDEVVKLMEDVEREKAEAIAAAAEAAEKAKASARAAVSSLIPSKLFGNKGLDDSSANTENAETTAENLEVPAEKEENVLDQVGDAGSGNADSTEELKASDVIEAEVISDRAGSI